The following are encoded together in the Pectobacterium wasabiae CFBP 3304 genome:
- a CDS encoding LLM class flavin-dependent oxidoreductase, which produces MNHSIFGTKQGSAPVPLSLLDFAMAGKGVSAQEALADSVRLARLADQRGFTRYWIAEHHAMPGVTTSSPPLLLARLTGETQHIRLGAGGMMLPNFPPLVVAEQFGLLASLAPGRIDLGVGRAPGTDMATASALRRGDTRGDSFPKQLDELLHFLDGSFPDGHHYSKAGVYAVPGPIQDRENGIPRSFERPPVWLLGSSDYSARAAAQRGFPFAFAAHLADQNVEMAVELYRKDFRPSTVLDRPYVIASFGVMAADDEHEARQQAWAYSHAMMRMSTGRSFVVPTPEEARDYDYSTVELRLMNMWNAKIMSGTGQQVVGQIGEWHKRVNADEIMILNLGYSQKAIYRSTELIADAWGMPRLTER; this is translated from the coding sequence TTGAATCATTCTATTTTTGGAACAAAACAGGGCTCTGCACCGGTTCCTCTTTCGCTCCTGGATTTCGCAATGGCAGGGAAAGGGGTCAGTGCTCAGGAAGCGTTGGCAGATAGCGTCAGGTTGGCACGTCTTGCCGATCAGCGCGGTTTTACCCGTTACTGGATCGCTGAGCATCATGCTATGCCTGGTGTAACAACATCCTCCCCTCCGCTGCTCCTGGCTAGACTGACGGGAGAGACCCAGCATATTCGCCTTGGTGCGGGCGGTATGATGTTACCCAATTTCCCACCGCTGGTTGTGGCTGAACAGTTCGGCCTGCTGGCATCGCTGGCTCCTGGACGTATCGATTTGGGTGTTGGCCGTGCACCGGGAACGGACATGGCCACAGCCTCGGCTTTGCGCCGTGGGGATACAAGAGGAGACAGTTTTCCAAAGCAACTGGATGAACTGCTCCACTTCCTTGATGGCTCATTCCCGGATGGACATCATTACTCAAAAGCTGGCGTTTACGCCGTACCCGGTCCGATACAGGACCGAGAGAATGGTATCCCCCGCTCGTTTGAGCGTCCTCCGGTCTGGTTGCTGGGTTCGTCTGATTATTCGGCACGCGCTGCTGCACAGAGAGGGTTTCCGTTTGCCTTCGCCGCACACCTCGCCGATCAGAATGTTGAAATGGCCGTGGAGCTTTACCGTAAAGATTTTCGCCCGTCAACTGTGCTCGACCGTCCTTATGTGATCGCAAGTTTTGGTGTGATGGCCGCAGATGATGAACACGAAGCTCGGCAGCAGGCGTGGGCCTATTCTCATGCCATGATGCGGATGAGCACTGGACGTTCTTTTGTGGTTCCGACACCAGAAGAAGCCCGTGATTATGATTACTCTACGGTTGAGCTGCGCCTGATGAACATGTGGAATGCCAAGATCATGAGTGGAACAGGTCAACAGGTTGTCGGACAGATAGGGGAATGGCATAAGCGTGTCAATGCGGATGAAATAATGATTCTGAATCTGGGCTATTCGCAAAAAGCCATTTACCGTTCGACAGAACTCATTGCTGATGCTTGGGGTATGCCCCGTCTCACCGAACGCTAA
- a CDS encoding GlxA family transcriptional regulator, whose protein sequence is MAIPTKGIQLNKLGDKVSTIHVAVLAFQGVSLFQLSVPAVAFGVVNKPLGFPDYAVRICAHIPGRITSDQGIVIDVPDGLEVMRQADIIVVPAWETPEAEVPADIISELQEANRRGALIIGFCLGAFVLAAAGLLDGRAATTHWIARELFARRFPKVEFRPDVLYVTDGNIVTSAGTVAAFDCCLEIIRIQHGSDMANRMARQLVTPPHRPGGQTQYIERPVPQMACIGRMAEVIEWTREHLSEPINVDTLATIAKMSRRTFTRRFRETTGTTVTKWLNAERVFLAQQLLETTELPVECIATEVGFGTPLSLRLQFSAYLQTSPSEYRRTFCRMRDSKKN, encoded by the coding sequence ATGGCTATTCCCACTAAGGGTATTCAGTTGAATAAGCTGGGGGATAAGGTGTCCACTATTCATGTCGCCGTACTTGCTTTTCAAGGTGTGAGTCTGTTTCAGCTTTCTGTGCCTGCCGTCGCATTCGGAGTGGTGAACAAACCGCTAGGTTTTCCAGACTATGCGGTACGGATTTGTGCCCATATACCGGGTCGTATCACGAGCGATCAGGGGATTGTTATCGACGTTCCTGATGGGTTGGAGGTGATGCGACAGGCAGATATTATTGTTGTTCCGGCATGGGAGACTCCGGAAGCGGAAGTACCTGCTGATATTATCAGTGAGCTTCAGGAAGCAAATCGGCGTGGAGCGCTTATTATCGGCTTCTGTCTGGGGGCTTTTGTTCTCGCTGCAGCTGGTCTGCTGGACGGCAGAGCGGCAACGACCCACTGGATTGCGCGGGAGCTATTTGCCCGACGTTTTCCGAAAGTAGAGTTTCGTCCTGATGTGTTGTATGTCACTGATGGGAATATAGTTACTTCCGCAGGTACCGTTGCGGCATTTGACTGTTGTCTTGAAATAATCCGCATTCAGCATGGTTCTGATATGGCCAACCGTATGGCAAGGCAACTGGTTACCCCGCCTCATCGGCCAGGGGGACAGACTCAGTACATTGAGCGGCCTGTCCCGCAGATGGCTTGCATCGGACGCATGGCTGAAGTGATCGAATGGACTCGTGAACATCTATCTGAACCAATCAATGTGGATACTCTTGCTACGATTGCAAAAATGAGCAGGCGAACATTTACGCGCCGTTTTCGCGAAACGACAGGGACAACCGTTACGAAATGGCTTAATGCGGAGCGCGTTTTCCTCGCACAGCAGTTGCTTGAGACGACAGAACTGCCAGTGGAATGTATAGCCACAGAGGTAGGGTTTGGGACTCCGCTATCGCTGCGTTTACAGTTTTCAGCTTATCTGCAGACTTCACCCTCGGAATATCGGCGGACTTTTTGCAGGATGCGTGATTCGAAGAAAAATTAA
- a CDS encoding GlxA family transcriptional regulator has translation MSTVTVAIVITEGFSTFHLSVPLILFSDAVTEQKLFVCRICAEQPGIIWSDEGTAVRAEYNLDVLPESDIVIIPFWNNVKEKPSQYLMDALVAARGAGASIVGLCLGGFVLAYAGLLDGHRAATHWEYEKIFHQLFPKVRLDVNVLYTEDDGLVTSAGTAAALDCCLYLIRQRFGNQLANRIARRMVVPPHRNGGQAQFIEQVVPRSTTDNRINMLLDYLQRNLHQVHNIDSLARFASMSRRTLTRHFLKATGMSVGDWLTTERLHRSQELLEITRLSVEQVSDKVGFQSVITFRQIFRERTGVSPSDWRKTFRGTSDESNQRQEDGL, from the coding sequence ATGTCCACGGTTACGGTCGCTATTGTTATCACTGAAGGGTTCAGTACCTTTCATCTGTCAGTTCCGTTGATTCTTTTCAGTGATGCTGTAACGGAACAGAAACTTTTTGTCTGCCGGATTTGTGCGGAACAGCCCGGAATTATTTGGTCAGATGAAGGTACTGCCGTCAGGGCAGAGTATAATCTGGATGTACTGCCAGAATCCGATATTGTCATTATTCCCTTCTGGAATAATGTTAAGGAAAAACCTTCACAGTACTTAATGGATGCACTGGTAGCCGCTAGAGGCGCGGGCGCGAGTATCGTCGGGCTTTGTCTCGGTGGTTTTGTACTGGCTTATGCTGGTCTCCTGGATGGACATCGCGCTGCTACACACTGGGAATATGAAAAAATATTCCATCAGCTATTTCCGAAGGTGCGGCTCGATGTCAATGTGCTTTACACAGAGGATGATGGTCTGGTTACTTCGGCTGGAACGGCTGCGGCTCTGGATTGTTGCCTTTATCTTATCCGCCAACGTTTTGGTAACCAGTTGGCGAACCGGATAGCTCGCCGGATGGTCGTACCACCGCACCGTAATGGTGGTCAGGCTCAGTTTATTGAACAAGTTGTTCCCCGAAGTACGACAGACAACCGAATAAATATGCTGCTTGATTATCTACAGCGAAATCTACATCAGGTGCATAACATTGATTCTTTGGCGCGGTTTGCTTCCATGAGTCGTAGAACGTTGACTCGGCATTTCCTGAAGGCGACGGGGATGTCTGTTGGTGACTGGTTGACAACAGAGCGTCTACATCGTAGTCAGGAATTGCTTGAAATAACACGATTATCTGTCGAGCAGGTATCAGATAAAGTTGGTTTTCAGTCGGTTATTACCTTCCGGCAAATATTCCGAGAGAGGACAGGAGTTAGTCCGAGTGACTGGAGAAAAACATTCCGTGGAACAAGTGATGAAAGCAATCAAAGGCAGGAAGATGGATTATGA
- a CDS encoding MBL fold metallo-hydrolase, translating to MKIIQVRNATQIITYAGKKFLIDPMLADKDAWPGFEGTVNSDIRNPMVPLPFDTDTLLDVDAIIVTHTHPDHWDETAVNVIPKDKLIYVQNDGDKQLLCTQGFTNLVTLSEYSQFGEISLVRTACQHGSDAAYADPQMAALCGDASGVVFQHPDEKTLYLVGDSIWTRDIASNMCQYNPGVVIMNVGWAHVLGFGAIIFGKEDVLKAHFLLPEAQIIATHMEAVNHCLLTRRELLEYATVNKIQDFVIAPMDGESAIL from the coding sequence ATGAAAATCATACAAGTACGTAATGCCACCCAGATTATTACTTATGCGGGTAAGAAATTTCTTATCGATCCAATGTTGGCTGATAAAGACGCATGGCCGGGGTTTGAAGGTACTGTAAATTCAGATATCCGTAACCCAATGGTGCCATTACCTTTTGATACAGACACGCTATTGGATGTCGATGCCATTATTGTCACCCACACTCACCCGGATCATTGGGATGAGACCGCAGTTAACGTTATTCCTAAAGATAAACTTATTTATGTCCAGAATGATGGTGACAAACAGCTCCTGTGTACGCAGGGGTTCACCAACCTGGTCACTCTTTCCGAATACAGCCAGTTTGGCGAAATTTCATTAGTCAGGACTGCTTGTCAGCATGGGTCTGACGCAGCTTATGCTGACCCCCAGATGGCTGCACTTTGCGGCGACGCCTCCGGTGTGGTGTTTCAGCATCCCGATGAGAAAACACTTTACCTTGTCGGTGACTCAATCTGGACTCGGGATATTGCCAGTAATATGTGCCAGTACAATCCGGGAGTGGTTATCATGAACGTCGGGTGGGCTCATGTTCTGGGATTCGGTGCCATTATTTTCGGTAAAGAGGATGTCCTGAAGGCTCATTTCCTGTTGCCTGAAGCTCAGATAATCGCCACACATATGGAGGCCGTAAACCACTGTCTGCTGACCCGTAGGGAACTGCTAGAGTACGCAACCGTAAATAAAATTCAGGATTTTGTCATTGCTCCAATGGATGGTGAATCTGCCATCCTTTGA
- a CDS encoding cysteine hydrolase family protein, whose translation MKQRGLIVIDLQNEYLPDGKLPLSGIEAAAENAAKVIADARQKGIPVFHIRHEFANGEVPVFVPGTEGVEIQPAVAPVAGEPVIVKNYINAFRETDLKQQLDTHGVEEVVIVGAMSHMCVDACVRASADMGYPVTVLHDACATLDLTFGGVTVPAAHVHAAMMAAFEFGYGTVKSTEAYLFV comes from the coding sequence ATGAAACAACGTGGTTTAATCGTTATTGATCTTCAGAATGAGTATCTACCGGACGGCAAGCTGCCTCTTTCAGGGATTGAGGCAGCAGCAGAAAATGCAGCAAAAGTGATTGCCGATGCACGACAGAAGGGGATACCTGTTTTCCATATTCGTCATGAATTTGCTAATGGAGAGGTCCCTGTGTTTGTGCCGGGCACTGAAGGGGTAGAGATTCAGCCTGCTGTGGCTCCGGTGGCTGGAGAACCAGTCATTGTCAAAAATTACATTAATGCATTTCGTGAAACAGATCTCAAACAGCAACTCGATACGCATGGGGTTGAGGAAGTGGTCATTGTTGGTGCGATGAGCCATATGTGTGTAGATGCGTGTGTGCGGGCATCCGCTGATATGGGCTACCCAGTTACGGTATTGCATGACGCTTGTGCCACGCTTGACCTCACCTTCGGCGGCGTAACGGTTCCCGCTGCTCATGTGCATGCGGCGATGATGGCTGCATTTGAGTTTGGATATGGTACCGTGAAGTCAACAGAAGCATACCTTTTCGTCTGA
- a CDS encoding DJ-1/PfpI family protein has product MLIQSIMYPDFTTLDLIGAQQTLSMLPNARIECVAAEAGPVMTDAGVALIADKSFKTASRSPDIILVPGGRASSIDVLEDSTMVDFVARQGADATWVCSVCSGALLLGMAGLLEGYRAASHWSVIDTLAAFGAIPTHQRVVIDRNRATGGGVTAGVDFGLTLAGVIAGEDYARILELVIEYNPQPPFGTGHPTLADTKTMEIARPIIEDGVSTARIWELAKTRRGAA; this is encoded by the coding sequence ATGCTGATTCAAAGTATAATGTACCCAGACTTTACGACGTTAGATTTGATCGGTGCGCAGCAAACCCTGTCTATGCTGCCCAATGCACGGATTGAATGTGTCGCAGCCGAAGCAGGACCAGTCATGACTGACGCTGGTGTGGCGTTGATAGCGGATAAGTCGTTCAAAACAGCATCCCGCTCACCTGACATCATTCTCGTGCCTGGCGGTCGAGCCTCCTCCATTGATGTGCTGGAGGACAGCACAATGGTGGATTTTGTCGCCAGACAGGGAGCTGATGCGACCTGGGTGTGCTCCGTCTGCTCGGGAGCGTTGCTGCTCGGTATGGCTGGGTTGCTCGAGGGCTACCGCGCAGCTTCGCACTGGTCAGTAATCGATACATTGGCCGCATTTGGTGCAATCCCGACCCACCAACGTGTTGTGATTGACCGCAACCGGGCGACCGGTGGCGGCGTAACCGCGGGCGTCGATTTTGGCCTGACGCTCGCTGGCGTGATTGCTGGTGAAGACTATGCCAGGATTCTCGAATTAGTCATCGAATATAATCCACAGCCGCCCTTCGGCACGGGGCATCCTACGCTCGCTGACACAAAAACGATGGAAATCGCTCGTCCGATTATCGAAGACGGCGTATCGACGGCACGGATCTGGGAACTGGCGAAGACGCGCAGGGGTGCTGCTTGA
- a CDS encoding GlxA family transcriptional regulator yields the protein MDDVLTEEIGLLLYPGVQQAAVLGLTDLFCVANQFSSTGKKNSGKILRVSHWQQKEMSSEPVRVFDTGTEDAASVISAMVIPPTLTNPVNVDVADEMTNWLRSQHAQGVVLGSVCAGAFLLAATGLMTGRRMTTHWVYADLLKQCFPSVLVDADQLIIDDGDIITAGGLMSWTDMGLRLVDRLLGPTIMVETARMLLVDPPGREQRYYSVFSPILTHGDSAVLKVQHWLQATQAKDIRLSVLAAHAGLEERTFLRRFQKATGMTSTEYCQRLRVGRARELLQFETASIERVSWDVGYLDPGAFRKVFTRIVGLSPGEYRRRFSAGTSQQSSAIAKRVETAQK from the coding sequence ATGGATGACGTGCTCACTGAAGAGATTGGGTTGTTGCTTTATCCTGGAGTTCAGCAGGCGGCAGTACTTGGTCTGACGGATCTGTTTTGTGTTGCAAACCAGTTTTCGTCTACCGGTAAAAAGAATAGTGGGAAAATTTTGCGGGTATCGCACTGGCAACAGAAGGAAATGTCCTCTGAGCCGGTGCGTGTTTTTGATACTGGCACCGAGGACGCTGCCTCGGTGATTTCTGCAATGGTCATTCCCCCAACATTGACTAATCCTGTAAATGTTGATGTAGCTGACGAAATGACAAATTGGCTTCGTAGCCAACATGCCCAGGGAGTGGTTCTGGGTTCTGTGTGCGCAGGCGCATTTTTACTGGCGGCAACGGGCCTTATGACCGGCCGCCGAATGACCACGCACTGGGTATATGCGGATCTCTTAAAACAATGTTTCCCATCAGTGCTTGTCGATGCGGATCAACTGATCATTGACGATGGGGATATCATCACTGCGGGTGGACTGATGTCCTGGACAGACATGGGACTTAGGCTTGTTGACCGTCTTCTTGGGCCAACCATTATGGTCGAAACCGCACGGATGTTGTTAGTTGATCCTCCGGGCCGCGAGCAACGGTATTACAGTGTTTTTTCTCCAATACTGACTCACGGTGATTCTGCTGTTCTCAAAGTGCAGCATTGGTTACAGGCGACTCAGGCTAAGGACATCAGACTCTCGGTACTCGCTGCGCATGCTGGTCTTGAAGAGAGAACATTTCTGCGTCGCTTCCAGAAAGCGACTGGGATGACGAGTACTGAATATTGTCAGCGCCTTCGGGTCGGTAGGGCTAGGGAATTGTTGCAGTTTGAGACTGCATCCATTGAGCGCGTTTCATGGGACGTCGGTTATCTCGACCCTGGGGCTTTCCGTAAGGTATTTACTCGGATTGTGGGGCTTTCACCCGGCGAGTATCGGCGTCGTTTCAGCGCTGGCACTAGTCAGCAATCATCTGCGATTGCTAAGAGGGTCGAGACGGCTCAGAAGTGA
- a CDS encoding OsmC family protein: MTTLTLDWTGLTQGSGIIESEEMKLPVAIPQHFGGTGKGANPKDLLLASAASCYLMTLAAMLQGHNIPASGITLRSELTGTQKANMKIVHNVEIALNEETTQAQLKNAQALVEDADKSCMIGNLLKDAGVHIAVSGDAVISSSNM; encoded by the coding sequence ATGACAACGTTGACACTCGACTGGACTGGTTTAACCCAAGGCTCAGGTATTATCGAATCTGAGGAAATGAAACTTCCTGTCGCTATTCCACAGCACTTTGGCGGCACCGGAAAAGGAGCCAATCCTAAGGATCTGCTCTTGGCCTCCGCTGCATCATGTTATTTAATGACTCTTGCAGCCATGTTACAGGGCCACAACATTCCAGCATCTGGTATCACACTGCGTTCAGAATTAACTGGCACACAAAAAGCGAACATGAAAATCGTACATAATGTGGAAATTGCACTCAATGAAGAAACCACGCAGGCGCAATTAAAAAATGCGCAGGCTCTGGTAGAGGATGCAGACAAATCATGCATGATTGGAAATCTGTTGAAAGATGCTGGGGTACACATTGCAGTATCCGGTGATGCAGTAATCTCTTCGAGTAACATGTAA
- a CDS encoding carbohydrate porin: MNKYNLKLIMLFFPLMVSTNLVYATPLIIEQRLEMLEKEFRANKQVLASTQQELAEYKKANKNFPSEIKPTSTKKMMVKDATTVVPKEIKEANVTDAVSLADISKYVKDDIGFSAIGYFRAGWGTSSNGGPKSWAIGSLGRFGNEYTNWFDFIARQRVYRDDVHEISAVLKIDGNVGQGQANAWFGDDSSNENKLQFQDLYITTKGYVPFAEGADFWVGRRALKAYELQMLDWKILRGSAGTGFGIEKLPVGPGTMDFAITREDLKVYSTACDIGTKCNDTSDTNTNQVELRYNNLPLGDNITLSFSGKYLAPNKTDTQKKGSNEQQYYDLKETWFAHALLKAKLPRGGFNDFALQAANNSIASNFSNYSDATASYGYGNFYYGDHTNGIAYRLISQGEIYLTDNVIMANAVVLSAGKDIFSPDTGAHSDFESIRAVVRPSYIWDTFNQTGVELGWFKQKNTDFNENSYTESGTKTTLFHAFKVGTSMLTSRPEIRFYGTWLHVLDNDIDRFTFPDRKKDQFTVGVQTEVLF, from the coding sequence ATGAATAAATATAACCTGAAGCTAATTATGTTATTTTTTCCACTAATGGTGTCTACCAACCTTGTTTATGCTACCCCTCTTATCATTGAACAGCGGCTTGAGATGCTGGAGAAAGAATTTCGGGCGAACAAACAAGTACTGGCCAGTACACAACAAGAACTCGCTGAATATAAGAAGGCGAATAAAAATTTCCCTTCAGAAATTAAGCCCACCTCTACTAAAAAGATGATGGTAAAAGATGCGACAACAGTTGTGCCTAAGGAAATAAAAGAGGCTAATGTTACTGATGCAGTATCTCTTGCCGACATTAGTAAGTATGTTAAGGACGATATTGGATTCAGTGCAATAGGTTATTTCCGTGCAGGGTGGGGGACGTCATCAAATGGAGGGCCGAAATCCTGGGCTATTGGTTCTCTGGGACGTTTTGGTAACGAATACACGAACTGGTTTGATTTTATCGCGAGACAACGCGTTTATCGTGATGATGTGCATGAGATTAGCGCGGTTTTAAAAATAGACGGGAATGTCGGGCAGGGGCAAGCTAATGCCTGGTTTGGCGATGATTCATCGAATGAAAATAAATTACAGTTCCAGGATCTGTATATCACCACTAAAGGATATGTCCCTTTTGCTGAAGGTGCTGATTTCTGGGTCGGACGTCGTGCTTTAAAAGCCTATGAACTACAGATGCTTGACTGGAAAATTCTTCGCGGGAGCGCAGGTACTGGTTTTGGTATCGAGAAATTGCCAGTGGGTCCCGGAACTATGGATTTCGCTATCACCAGAGAAGACTTGAAAGTCTACAGTACTGCCTGTGACATCGGTACGAAATGCAATGATACAAGCGATACGAATACAAATCAGGTGGAGTTAAGATACAATAACCTCCCTCTTGGAGATAACATAACATTAAGTTTTTCTGGTAAGTATCTTGCGCCGAATAAAACCGATACTCAGAAGAAAGGCAGTAATGAACAGCAATATTATGATTTAAAAGAAACATGGTTTGCACACGCTCTGTTAAAAGCAAAATTACCTCGTGGCGGCTTTAATGATTTTGCTTTACAGGCGGCGAATAACTCCATAGCCAGTAACTTTTCTAACTACTCAGATGCAACGGCATCTTATGGTTATGGGAATTTCTATTACGGTGACCATACAAATGGTATTGCGTACAGACTGATATCACAGGGTGAAATATATCTTACCGATAACGTCATTATGGCAAATGCAGTGGTGCTCTCGGCTGGCAAAGATATTTTCAGCCCAGATACGGGAGCACATTCTGATTTCGAAAGTATAAGAGCAGTGGTCCGCCCGTCTTACATCTGGGATACCTTCAACCAGACTGGAGTTGAACTGGGTTGGTTCAAGCAAAAAAATACGGACTTCAACGAGAATAGTTATACCGAATCGGGCACAAAAACCACGCTCTTTCATGCCTTCAAAGTGGGGACGAGTATGCTGACCTCTAGGCCAGAGATACGCTTTTACGGTACCTGGTTACATGTTCTTGATAACGATATTGATCGCTTTACTTTCCCCGACAGAAAAAAAGATCAGTTCACTGTAGGTGTTCAGACCGAGGTGCTATTCTAA
- a CDS encoding sulfatase-like hydrolase/transferase, with product MALLITAKPPQNDEKWRKTSLALMLSALFSYQPFISASATDTSESSQQIVGRTLDESSGPIWPAREDGPKNVPNIIVIMTDDVGFGSASTFGGPIPTSTMDKLAETGAKYTSFNTTSMCSPTRASLLTGRLPNEVGMGVVSSFSNGYDGYNSVIPTSAGTVAQVLKNEGYNTAMFGKWDITPVWEQSPAGPFTRWPIGLGFQYFYGFLGSASSEFEANLFENTTPVPTSSNPTTYNLDKDLSDKAIKWLTAQHAAAPDKPFFMYYSTAAAHTPNHAPDAWLEKYKGKFDQGWDAVREETVARQKKMGIIPQNAKDAPRPDGLPVWGELSKDEQRLYARHMEAYAAQLANADYQVGRVIDQVKKIGEQDNTMIIYIQGDNGAPEEGGPEGHLYDTSSLSGVSESLVERVKRINDIGTIKSYPLIPAAWGWAMNAPFPWAKRYASHFGGTRNGMVINWPKHIQSPNTFRTQFHYVTDVMPTILDAAKVEAPNVLNGIAQKPISGISMAYTFSEPGATSHRKQQVFALGQDIAYYENGWIASTTPATTFWDKEAKPPVKIDDRKWELYDLNKDFTQSTDMAKQYPEKLEQMKALFWLNAGKHNVYPLQGLNFFNNEARPDYRRGRKVFEYIDPVENLPPSAAPNPLGSSFKIEAKIKLNEEKQTGVLVAQGGRYSGYSLFLHDGYVWFTYKLSPLHVVQVKSKKRLEKGEHNIVLQFASDEEKRRSGGEFTLNIDGVQNDRKRTETTFWLLVDMTEGFDIGMDSVSPVDDLYTHESSKFSGEIEKIIFTLK from the coding sequence ATGGCCTTACTCATAACAGCAAAACCTCCCCAAAATGATGAAAAATGGCGAAAAACATCTTTAGCATTAATGCTCAGCGCCCTATTTTCTTATCAGCCGTTTATATCCGCCAGTGCTACCGACACGTCGGAAAGCAGCCAACAGATTGTCGGGCGCACGCTTGATGAATCAAGCGGCCCCATCTGGCCAGCCAGAGAAGATGGGCCTAAAAATGTCCCCAATATTATTGTCATCATGACCGATGATGTCGGATTCGGTTCGGCGAGCACATTCGGTGGCCCGATCCCCACGTCGACTATGGACAAACTAGCGGAAACCGGAGCGAAATATACCAGCTTCAACACAACCTCAATGTGTTCTCCTACTCGTGCGTCATTACTCACGGGTCGTCTCCCCAATGAAGTGGGCATGGGGGTTGTTTCATCATTTTCCAACGGGTACGACGGATACAACTCAGTAATCCCTACATCGGCAGGCACTGTGGCTCAGGTTCTGAAAAATGAAGGGTACAATACCGCCATGTTTGGCAAATGGGATATTACCCCCGTGTGGGAACAGAGTCCGGCTGGGCCATTCACTCGCTGGCCAATAGGGCTTGGTTTCCAATATTTTTATGGTTTCCTTGGGTCAGCATCCAGTGAGTTTGAAGCCAATTTGTTTGAGAACACCACGCCAGTTCCTACATCATCTAACCCGACCACATACAATCTGGACAAAGATTTATCGGATAAAGCAATCAAATGGCTGACAGCACAACATGCGGCAGCCCCGGATAAACCTTTTTTCATGTATTACTCGACTGCCGCTGCGCATACCCCTAACCATGCGCCGGATGCATGGCTGGAAAAATACAAAGGGAAATTTGACCAAGGCTGGGATGCGGTAAGGGAAGAAACTGTCGCACGCCAGAAGAAAATGGGGATTATTCCGCAAAACGCAAAAGATGCACCAAGACCTGATGGGCTGCCAGTCTGGGGTGAATTATCAAAGGATGAGCAACGCCTTTATGCCAGACATATGGAAGCTTATGCCGCACAGTTAGCGAATGCAGATTATCAGGTAGGCCGGGTTATTGATCAGGTGAAAAAAATCGGCGAACAGGATAATACCATGATCATCTATATCCAGGGTGACAATGGTGCACCGGAAGAAGGCGGACCGGAAGGCCACCTGTATGACACATCAAGCCTGAGTGGCGTATCAGAATCGTTAGTAGAACGCGTAAAACGTATTAATGATATTGGCACCATCAAGAGTTATCCCTTGATCCCCGCAGCATGGGGCTGGGCAATGAACGCCCCTTTCCCTTGGGCCAAGCGTTACGCGTCACACTTTGGAGGAACCCGCAACGGTATGGTAATCAACTGGCCGAAACACATCCAGTCACCCAATACCTTCCGCACACAGTTCCACTATGTCACTGATGTTATGCCGACAATATTAGATGCCGCAAAAGTGGAAGCACCAAATGTACTCAATGGAATAGCCCAGAAGCCAATATCGGGTATCAGCATGGCATATACCTTTTCTGAACCTGGAGCCACTTCACATCGTAAACAGCAGGTTTTCGCATTAGGTCAGGATATTGCCTACTACGAAAACGGATGGATTGCCTCAACAACACCTGCGACGACATTCTGGGATAAAGAGGCTAAACCACCGGTCAAAATTGACGATCGTAAGTGGGAACTCTATGACCTGAACAAAGATTTTACTCAATCAACCGATATGGCAAAGCAATACCCTGAAAAACTTGAACAGATGAAGGCGCTCTTCTGGCTTAATGCTGGCAAACATAACGTCTATCCATTACAGGGGCTGAACTTCTTCAATAATGAGGCTCGTCCTGATTATCGCCGTGGTAGAAAAGTGTTTGAATATATCGATCCGGTGGAAAATTTACCCCCAAGTGCGGCCCCTAATCCTTTAGGTTCTTCTTTCAAAATTGAAGCAAAAATCAAGCTCAATGAAGAAAAACAGACGGGAGTATTGGTCGCTCAAGGAGGACGTTATTCCGGTTATTCTTTATTCCTGCATGATGGCTATGTCTGGTTTACTTACAAACTTTCACCATTACATGTTGTGCAAGTTAAAAGTAAAAAGCGTCTGGAGAAAGGTGAACATAATATCGTCCTGCAATTCGCATCCGATGAGGAGAAACGTCGCTCTGGAGGAGAATTTACGCTGAATATCGATGGGGTCCAGAATGACCGTAAGCGGACAGAGACCACCTTCTGGTTACTTGTTGATATGACTGAGGGGTTTGATATTGGTATGGACAGCGTATCGCCAGTGGATGATCTTTACACCCATGAGAGCAGCAAGTTCAGTGGGGAAATAGAGAAAATAATATTCACACTGAAGTAG